Proteins found in one Herbiconiux sp. A18JL235 genomic segment:
- a CDS encoding GMC family oxidoreductase — MTRKKNPEPVDVVIVGAGAGGATAAKVLSEAGLTVVGLERGPWLKPEHASGDELKFLNRNFIWQDPKLKPRTYRQNDSEEAVVTNFSATPQVVGGGTTHWGGMVPRMTLNDFKLRSIHGDVPGASLVDWPISYDELEPYYTRVEWEFGTSGLAGANRWEAPRSKGYPTKPSPLSQIGRTFATAMDKLGHGTFPMPQGMVTEPYRGRQPFSENGFWQQYPDPGTGKSSTLISFIPDAISTGRYDLRSDCYVSEILVGADGRATGVRYQDEDGDEFVQYAKAVIVCAGGIETPRLLLMSKSAQHPDGLGNGSGLVGKNATFHQYSFSVGLFDREVHDPLYGWAGHYMSLCSFDFYETDESRGHILGSLIFPSMIGHPVNWSFPGRPTWGAAAKDADREFFNHSMKIGILLHDLPVESNRVDLDPTVKDAWGLPVARITHTPHANDFAQERWQVKKNGEILEAAGASRVVPVNMERITGNTSHELGTTRMGDDPATSVVDRWCRSHEVPNLYVFDASFFPTATGINPALTIMANAWRCADRILQVDRHGWTTD; from the coding sequence ATGACCAGGAAGAAGAACCCCGAACCCGTCGACGTGGTGATCGTCGGCGCCGGTGCCGGCGGCGCCACCGCGGCCAAGGTGCTGAGCGAGGCCGGCCTCACCGTGGTGGGCCTCGAGCGCGGACCGTGGCTGAAGCCCGAGCACGCCTCCGGCGACGAATTGAAGTTCCTCAACCGCAACTTCATCTGGCAGGACCCGAAGCTGAAGCCCCGCACCTACCGCCAGAACGATAGCGAGGAGGCGGTGGTCACGAACTTCTCCGCGACCCCTCAGGTGGTCGGCGGCGGCACCACGCACTGGGGCGGGATGGTGCCGCGCATGACCCTCAACGACTTCAAGCTGCGCAGCATCCACGGCGACGTGCCGGGCGCGAGCCTCGTCGACTGGCCCATCAGCTATGACGAGCTCGAGCCGTACTACACCCGGGTGGAGTGGGAGTTCGGCACTTCGGGTCTCGCTGGGGCGAACCGCTGGGAGGCACCCCGCAGCAAGGGCTACCCCACCAAGCCGTCTCCGCTCAGTCAGATCGGCCGCACCTTCGCGACCGCGATGGACAAGCTCGGTCACGGCACCTTCCCCATGCCGCAGGGCATGGTCACCGAGCCCTACCGCGGCCGCCAACCGTTCAGCGAGAACGGCTTCTGGCAGCAGTACCCCGATCCGGGCACCGGCAAGTCGTCGACGCTCATCAGCTTCATCCCCGACGCGATCTCCACCGGCCGCTACGACCTCCGCTCCGACTGCTACGTGAGCGAGATCCTCGTCGGCGCCGACGGCAGGGCGACCGGGGTGCGCTACCAGGACGAAGACGGCGATGAGTTCGTGCAGTACGCCAAAGCGGTCATCGTCTGTGCGGGCGGCATCGAGACGCCGAGGCTGCTGCTCATGTCGAAATCGGCGCAGCATCCCGACGGCCTCGGCAACGGCAGCGGACTCGTGGGCAAGAACGCGACTTTCCACCAGTACTCGTTCTCGGTGGGCCTGTTCGACCGCGAGGTGCACGACCCGCTCTACGGCTGGGCCGGGCACTACATGAGCCTGTGCTCGTTCGACTTCTACGAGACCGACGAGAGCCGCGGGCACATCCTCGGCTCGCTCATCTTCCCCTCGATGATCGGGCACCCGGTGAACTGGAGCTTCCCCGGCCGCCCCACCTGGGGCGCCGCCGCGAAAGACGCCGACCGTGAGTTCTTCAACCACAGCATGAAGATCGGCATCCTGCTGCACGATCTCCCGGTCGAGAGCAACCGGGTCGACCTCGACCCGACGGTGAAGGATGCGTGGGGCCTGCCGGTCGCCCGCATCACCCATACACCCCATGCGAACGACTTCGCGCAGGAGCGCTGGCAGGTGAAGAAGAACGGCGAGATCCTCGAGGCGGCCGGCGCCTCCCGTGTCGTGCCGGTGAACATGGAGCGCATCACGGGCAACACCTCGCACGAGCTCGGCACCACCCGCATGGGCGACGACCCCGCCACCTCGGTCGTCGACCGCTGGTGCCGCTCCCACGAGGTGCCGAACCTTTACGTGTTCGACGCCAGCTTCTTCCCCACCGCCACCGGCATCAACCCGGCGCTCACCATCATGGCGAAC